The following DNA comes from bacterium.
GGATCGGCTTTGGCTAAGGTCATGGCGTGAAAATGGAATAATAAAAAATCATCATTAGTATTAAATGCTTTATCTAGCATATCGAGATAAGGAGGGACGGATTTAGCGGCTTCACATGAAGTGAAATATCGTTTATCACAAAGGCCGTTCGAACGATAGATCGTTACATCTTTCGACATTGCGAGATGACTTTGCGGTCTCTGAGCGCATGAAAGACCTATCCAGCGGTATCGGTGTCTGAGTAGAAGCTGGAGATGAGATTGCAGGTCGTCGATATCCATACCGATCCCTTCGCTAACTACTTCCTTTTGACTAAAAGCCGCTTCAACTCTTATCTGTTCGCGGCCTAGGGAACGTTCGCTTACTCGCTCTAAAGCTGATGTCAGAACCAGCGGATCAAGAGCATGCCCTTCGCCAATGATAACATCCGCTAAATTTGGAAAGGTTAGGACGCAATCGGCGGTGGCAAAGAAATGAAGGTGTGTTTGGAATGCACGGACTGCTTCCAATATTCGAACAACATATGAGGGGTCTGACTCCTCGACCACTTCCCACTCACGCGGCGAGTACTCTAGGTCGATACGAAAACATACAGCGCTCATGGCTTCCTAATAACTGAAGAGGTGAAGCAAGGCGAGAATTATCCTCGCCTTGCGTTGTAAGTATCGTTTTAAACTACTTGATGTCGACTTTGGCGCCGACTGCGGCAAGCTTGGTAGCGATAGTTTCGGCTTCTTCTTTAGAGACGCCTGTCTTGACCGGCTGAGGAGCGCCATCAACGAGGTCTTTGGCTTCCTTGAGGCCAAGGCTGGTAAGCTCGCGGACAACCTTGATGACCTGCAGCTTCTGATCGCCGACTGATGAGAGAACGGCATCAAAACTGGTCTTTTCTTCTTCTACGGGGGCTGCTTCGGCAGCGCCAGCGCCGACGCCTACGGCAACCGGGGCGGCAGCGGTAACGCCAAAAGTATCTTCCATTGCTTTTTTGAGCTCGCTGAGCTCGAGTACCGTCATTTTCGAAATAAGATCTACAATCTGTTCAACTGTACTAGCCATGCTAATTGCTCCTTCCCAATGCGTTTTTTGTGTGATTTTGAATGCGTGTTATGCGCCGCTCTTTTGAGTCTCGATGGCTCCAACAAGGCGAACAACGCCGGCGATCATTTCGTTCATGATCCCAACAACGTTGCCGAGAGGAGCTTGGACCAATCCGACGACTTGCCCGAGCAAGATTTCTCGTGACGGCAGTTTTGCAAATTCTGCAACCTGCATTGCATCAAACATACGGCCTCCGATAGAGGCGCCTTTGATAACGAGAGTCTTGTGCTCGCGCAGGAAAGTCGTGAGGACTTTGGCGCATTCGGTTTCATTTTTCGTGATAAAAGCCGTTGCCGTTGGGCCTTCGAGCAGTTGCTCGGCAGCCGCATCCGGGTTGTGGCTCATCGCTCGCCGGAAGAGCGTATTCTTGACAATGTGGTATTCCGCGCCGGCATCTCTGAGCTTCTGTCGAAGCTCGGTGACCTCTTTAACGGTCAAGCCGCGGTATTCCGTGAACAATAAGGCGACCGAATCATCGTACCACTGACGTACATGTTCAATCGTTGCCGCTTTTTGCGGTGTGGGCACGGTGTCACCTCCTAACTTATTCGTGTCAACTGCCAAAATAATTCGACAGCATGCTAGGAGTTACGCAGAGGGAACTGAGAGAAGCACATTCATGAGGCCGGCATAAAGCCGTTCTCAAGCACAAGCGATAGGCTAGTTGCTCCTCGGCAGGGCAGTTTTAAGGCCAAATGCCCCCTGCTGTCTCCAGAGACCAAGAAATTATAGCCCCATATTGATGGGTTTGTCAACTGTACGTTCCAAACCTATTGCCTATCAGGTTCCCTGAGGTACTATAAAATCATAAAGATGTGCTTGTGGAGGTAATGGATGGAACTTGAACTACGTCGGCGAAATGATCCCCAGGGCGAGACGACTATAACGACTGAAACAATCCCCACCGAGAAAATCGGCATCGTGCTGGTGGACACGTGGGATTACCATTGGTGTATGACCTGCACCGAAAGATATGGCTCCTTTGTGCCGCGTTTCAATAAGGCGCTGGAAGGCTTCCGTAAGCTCGGGATCCCGGTTTTCTGGGGGCCGA
Coding sequences within:
- the rplL gene encoding 50S ribosomal protein L7/L12 translates to MASTVEQIVDLISKMTVLELSELKKAMEDTFGVTAAAPVAVGVGAGAAEAAPVEEEKTSFDAVLSSVGDQKLQVIKVVRELTSLGLKEAKDLVDGAPQPVKTGVSKEEAETIATKLAAVGAKVDIK
- the rplJ gene encoding 50S ribosomal protein L10, with product MPTPQKAATIEHVRQWYDDSVALLFTEYRGLTVKEVTELRQKLRDAGAEYHIVKNTLFRRAMSHNPDAAAEQLLEGPTATAFITKNETECAKVLTTFLREHKTLVIKGASIGGRMFDAMQVAEFAKLPSREILLGQVVGLVQAPLGNVVGIMNEMIAGVVRLVGAIETQKSGA